CTTTTCCAGTTTGCTCTGACTGGCATAAATTGTGGGTTTTTAGGTGTCTAGCTCACTGTTTTTCCGGCCGAGGTGGCTTGCCAAGATAAATGAATACACATTAAAAGGCTGTGGTGTACTATACATAGATGCACCACGTCCATTGCACTCGCTGGCTTCCCCTATGCTTAGACTTGATTCCGATGTCTGACAGAAACTGGAAAGTGTTTTGAATACAACCACGTATTGGCCGGAATGGCTTCAGGCTCGAAATCAAGATCTTTCAGCTCGATGACTGGTTATTAAACCGTAAGTAAGGActacttaaaaaatattgggtaaatgatttaaaattaaatgcatttaagccATTGAGATATTAATCAATACAAATAACTTACAAATCCCAAACTGTATTGATCTTGACATTTAGTTAAAAAGGCACTTTTACTATGCGTTGTAGGACGCTAATAAAAGCGTCTAGCTGTTTTGCAAACCAGGTCCATTCGCCCATTCATAAGGCGATAACCGAACTGGGATTAGGGCCAGCTGAGCTCTCTACCATCGCCAGCACGAAACCCAACATCCACGCCAACGCGTTATGTTTGGGCCTGGTCAACGTAATGACAGCTTCGCGTGTTTCGGGCCGCGAGTGGATGGCTGCCTTATTGGTGGCTTGGCGGCATTCTGGCTATATCGCTCCACGACTACAAAATGTTCATTCACAAAGTGCCGGCAAGACGCCAACGCATTCGAGGCAAAAACCGCTTATCAAGCTGTCGCTGGCGGTCTGTtgtcacacacaaaaaatggttttgcaacaaataaaacataataatttgCATGTGGGCTGCGACTTGGAAACGTGGTTCAATCATTCAAAAAATCAGCTTATAAGCTTtgggacatttttttttggttgttgttgttctatTGGAATTTATTCTATTCCTATTCTAATACCCAagatttttatgattttcctCTATCCCAAGCATGATAttcattgcatttatttaaatctatAAAATGACGATATCACGGAAAAAGTAATACAAATGGTATTATTAATAAAGGTATTCCAGATATTCTAAGAACTAGATGACATTTTGTTTACCTACATATAATTATAGGGAGTGTAACGAGTACTTTCCAACATAATAAGCTCAAACCTATTTTTGGTCAAAccaaatttattatttattttacattgcATGTGGAGTTGAACTCAGTATATGTTtggcaaaattaaataaaagttggcAAAAATAGCGAAAATCGATTTCCGTTGAGCTATTGTTCGTGTTGTGCTTCGCcgtgttgtttttatttgtgcatTTCCTGGCTTTTCCGTTGGCATTGTCTCGTTCGTTTACCTTTTTGCACTGCTATTCATGCAATTACCGTGGCCCAGAGCCGGCTTCTTTTGGgtattttgcattaaaatcgattttgcaattgacattttgatgattatacctgttactcgttgagtaaaagggtatactagattcgttgaaaagtatgttacaggcaaaagaaaatctttccgaccatataaagtatatatattctttattataTCCGTCTGTGCGATTGATCTCAAAAGCTGAAATGCTTAGATTatgcatgcagactccagaggcatagacgcaacgcaagtttgttttcccattttgccacgcccagtctaacgctcacaaaccgcccaaaactgccacgcccacacttttgaaaaatgtttagatattttttcagaaatgtattagtattgtatatttctttcgcccacaaaccgccaacaactgccagtgtgaaaatttctccttcgcacttccactatctgagtaacgggtatcagatagtcggggaacttgacaatagtattttcttttgtttttacgtTGTGTTTGGCACTAATTTCTGCCCAGTTGCGCAAAAACTGAAAGTTAAATGCAACTGTTGTTGACATTTGGGCTGTATGAATAATCTATGCTTCCTTGGCTCCTGTGATTTGCTCACCAAATGGGAACATTATATGTCTTCATCAAGACGCCTCCTGATGCTTTCGATCTTTGTCTGCCTGACTCatcttgcttttgctttcaaTGTCATTTATTGTGTAATTGAAGCTTTACTATGGGCAAAACCtagccaaaacaaaacgaaaactcgttttcgcttttattgACCATTTGCGCGTCCTCACTCGCTATTTTTTCTCTTCAAGAAAGAAGCACACATAAAGTCTTCGGCTGCCTTTTACGGCTGCTTCTTAACAATCTGCTGCCGTTCGGCCATCGTGACACTGATACTTGGCCAGAAACCAGCAGCATCGCTTTGTGGTCTTGACCAAATAAGTTTGTTGAACAGGATTGTGTGACAAAAACCCATGTTGGAGCcattttagctttttggtTCACTCTCTGGACAATGGTTATACGGGCAAGAATTTGTGGGATTATTGACTaaagtttccatttccaatgtATGGTGACTTTCTTCTGCACTTCAGGAATCTTATTAATTAgcaaattttttaattcagatgaatattaattaaagttaatCCCGAGGGGATTGGTCGGTTCTGTTTTCAATCGAGACATATGGATCTCACCCACTTTCATTACATTAAATGTGTCTCTTACTTTGCTTATTCGTTCATGTCATGTTTGGTATGTTTGCTCGTTGAATTTGCACAATAATTTTCTGCTTTATTCGCATTTAACGAAATGCGCAGACAACAAAAGTTAAACTCAATTAGATTTAATCCAGCGAAAAAACGATGACGATATGAACTTTGAACTTCTGGGCTAATGGAATAAAGAACGATTCCCATTTTAATGTGAAAACACGCGGATAATTGTATatcgaatataaataattacattatTAGTTCAGTTACTAGGTTGGAAGGTGTCTTCTTTTTAGTCCTGCAACTTTCAATTTCTGTCATCCAAGTCTAATTTTCTCACAGATAAgaggtttttttttactttaaaggGATGCCCCTCGAGTTTCGCTTGAATTTGGATCAAATATGGCGGTAAAACCTTTGACTTGGTTCCAAGTACTAACTTAAGGggtcaaaatattttatacaattgTTTCACTAATTTATTATCTTTTCCTGTTGCAGAATACGTCGCCCCTGTGGGAGGACTTTGTGGCTAAGGCCGGAAAACTACACACTTGCTTAAGGTAAGTTAACTTTGGGTGTAAATCGGTTGCTTCATTCTGGAGAACGATATTTCATCAGCAGCCAGCTAACGAGCAACAGTTACAAAACTCTAGAACGAGAACTGCGTGTTAATAAACTCAATGTTCGTTTTCCTGAATTCGTCTTTACGCTTTTCACTTCCTCGCACTGCGGCGTATATAATGTGAGGcgtatataatttttttgtgctctttctgctgttgctgaatTTGTTGGTCGTTGGGTAGAGACCACCGGCACAGACTTCgggcatttgtttgttttattttctctgtgGTTTTAATGCTTAGACTTGGCCCAAATATTCTCGCGGACGAGGGTCCCCGCGGCAATGTCTGGCCAAAGTATATAGCCGCCGAATAGCGGTTGCATTAATCACTACCCCAAGTCCTATTGACCGAGTTCAAATCACGGGACTTGCCAAAACGCGCTTCGAGTGTTTGCCCACTGCGCTTGACACACATCTTGACCGATTTCCCGCAAGGTGAACCCGCCCGGATCAACACGCCCAGATGGGTACCACTTTTGTATACCCTAGATGTGGGTATTAAGCATTATTTACCATGGTTCCAATCATAAAAGAATTACGATTAAGTATATTTCACGCGATAGGGTATTCAAGGCTTCAGATACCACAGGTACTGTGTATgtttagtgtttttttttcctagcTGGCTCCTAATTGAAATATCGCCCACGGGCAAGTGGAGAAGATGTTTATTACATCTAGCTGGCTGGGCCCACAATAATAATGATGTTGCATTTGCTCTCCTCTGTTCACAGGGCCGCCATCCAGGCAATCGCCGCCTATTTGGATGCCTTCCAAAAGATAGCCGATGCGGCGACCAACTCAAGAGGTAAGTTCAAACCGTGGATTCGTCTGCGTGAAAATACAATACGGTGGAATCCCCTTCACCGCCGGCTCGGGTACTGTATCTCTTTCCGCTGCTCATTATTCATGGGTCTATTCGCAGTCAGCGGCGGTCATCGATCTGATTTGTATACACATTCATGCTTTCGATGTTTACGTTGTCGATTCTCCCTTTCTGCGTTCGAATGGCGATGTTGCTATTCTCTCTGACCTCACGCATTTCGTTGGTTttgctatttatatttatttatcgaGTGCCCGATTATGCAATGTCCGACGTCCGATTCTCGCAGCCCACCTCAGTCCGGACGGGAAATGCGATGCCAGATGGGAGAGCTGTGGTCGTTATTAGACTAGCAGCTTGAATATAGTACAACATGTGGCTGTTCCAttgacatttttcattttttatactCCTTTTTATACTCTCTTAACGCCCTTTCATGGATTTGGTGTGTGGCTGGTGCTAAGTGCACATGCTCGTGCCAACCCCTTTGGCAAGAGAAGCCTGCTCGCTTGGTCGTTTGCACTTACTAAATGGTTTCATTAGCTTTAGTGGTTACTTGGCTCAGTGCGGTCAAGCATCGACACATGTGTCCGTTCTCCCTTAGAGGCGTTCCAAATGCAACTCGAGTCTAAGTTTAAGATTCTTGATTCGCACTTGGCACACGGTCAACATGAGGGGTCCTCAAGGTGGTGGGTTTTCTGGGTACCCagctcatttggaatttgagGCAAGTGGTTCTGAGAGCCGGCCTTTCAAAGGAGACTCAAAAAGCTACTGCCTATTTGGCATATAAGTACACATCAAACGAGGATGGAAAAAGTTATTATATGATTCGGAGGCAGTCCGAGATAATCGGGCCGCCTGTCACTTGCTGGTGATATGCAGAcacagaagcaggagcagtagCAGTAACTGGTGGCCTGACCAGTTGTCCCGGATCCGACTTTGAATCGAACTGTGGCATGGCATAATGGGCACACACGGGACTTGGGACTTGGGACTCGGGAGCTAAGTCTGGAGAAATGGAGTCCCGATTCGTGTCGCATGCAATGTTGTCTGCTGCGCCTCCAAATTGAAACGACAGCCCATGGCGTGCGATTGTTGCTGCATGCTCTAAACATTTCCGCTGCCAGCTTAATTATTCGTGCTCCGTGGATGAATGGTTGTTCCCCTCCagtaatttaatttggcaacTGTTTAATATTGCATGCTTACATGCTTAATTTGGGTTACGAAACATACCAAGCAAGGTTCTAGGCAATTGATGGCGAAACAAGTGGAAAGTGAAACCTATTGTCTTATATAAGCTAAGTTCAATACATACATGTTAACTTCTTGAATAAAATATTGGATTTTAACATTTCGGGAAAGTTGGTATTGAAtgataaaatcaaattcaatgtCCTGTTTAAACTTGCTTCGCCACATGACAAAATGATCACTTGTATTCCCTTGATTGCAGGCGCCTCAAAGGAGATCGGCACCGCCCTGACCCGTGTTTGCCTCCGACACAAGGCGGTGGAGACACGTCTGAAGACCTTCACCAGCGCCATTATGGATTGCCTGGTGCAGCCGCTGCAGGAGAGGATCGAGGACTGGAAGCGCACGGTGGCCACCATCGACAAAGACCATGCCAAAGAGTACAAGCGCTGTCGCAGTGAACTGAAGAAGCGCTCCAGCGACACCCTGCGCCTGCAGAAGAAGGCGCGCAAGGGTCAGACGGACGGTTTGCAGTCCCTGATGGACTCGCACATGCAAGATGTCACCCTGCGCCGTGCAGAACTGGAGGAAGTCGAGAAGAAATCCTTGAGGTCGGCCATGGTGGAGGAGCGTCTTCGCTACTGCAGCTTTGTCCACATGCTTCAGCCAGTGGTGCACGAGGAGTGCGAGGTCATGTCAGAGTTGGGTCACCTACAGGTGCGTAGAGCGGTGCTTACATTGTGTGCTCAGTGACTAATAAAGTTTTTTTACAGGAAGCCATGCAGTCAATTGCGCTAGTAACCAAGGAACCCAGTGTCCTGCCCCAGGCCTCCGAGGAGCTAATTCACGACGCTAAGGCCAGCATTAATCTGTACCCGGAGTCTCCAGGTGGCGGTTCCGGCTCGCAGGGCGGCGGCTGCTCCAACTCGCTGGGTTCCCGAAAGAGCTCCGTCTGTTCCATCAGCAGTATGAACAGCAGCGGCTCGAGCAATTCTCCCGGTCACCATCACTATCCGCGCTCCTTGTCGCAGGTGCGTCATGTCACAGGGTTTCGTAGATGCCCATCATCAAACCCACATTTGGCATTGTGGCGTCCGctcatttcttgtttttcatcAATGGTCTTTTGTGttccgttttcgtttttttagTTTGTAACGCCCGCAATTCGCTTGAAACCTGGTGAATCCAGTGATAGTGGCTTTTGCTCATCGCCAGCTCTAACAACACaggttttcatttctttttcttccgTTCAATTTTACCCAATTACAAAGACTTCTCCAAGTTATCTTTAACTGCTTTGATTTTACTGACGGCTTTGCTGATTCTCCACAGACCTCGAATGCAACGAATCAAACGGCAAATGTCTCAACCTGGCCCCCACATTCCCAGGATGGCGTAGACACACTGCCACCGACCGCTGACCGTCCGCACACCATTTCGACGGCATACGAAAAGGGTCACCAGCGTCCTCCACTGACCGTCTACACGTTCCAAAACCCGGAGACCATTCACGAGTCGGGCAGCTGCTTGAACAACGGAACCGCAGCCCCGAATGGACAGCCCCTGTCCGGACAAACCACTCCGGCCACTCAGAAATCACCGGCTGCCTCACTTAGTCGGCCTCCCTTGCCAGTTGTAAGTAGGGAGTAGTCATTAAATCAAACAACAATTTATAAagggtttttgtttattttgtattgttCTGGTCCTTAATCGAGTATTAGGTATTAATTACTTAATAAGAAAAATTTACTTTCCTTTGGTCATGAAAAAGAAAGAGCGGACTTTGTCTAGACTGCTAAAATAAATCGTTTAAACTAAGTTAAAGATAATATTGCATTAACAAAATCGAATACCAGATGCGAAGATTTCAAAACTACAGTATTTATAGATATGATACTTATGTATGTTATGTATGTTGATTGCGCTATGTAGAATCATCTGAATTTGTCTTTAAGTACTAAGTGTATGCAATGTTATGGAAGGAGACAATAGTCGAATAGTCGGGAAACCGTCTATTAACTTTTTACATTCTATTAAGTTGTCTCTCTCGTTGTGTTGGCCGGGATACTCGCCATAGAAGCCAGCCCATGTGGTGAGTATTCCAGAGTCAGAGCCCCACCAATCGTAGATCCAACAGCGCGCTCATCTGCATGCGCCCCGCTAGACCACTGACAACTAGGACCTTTAAGTCGCCTCATCATTAAACCTAAAACATTTAGATTTTCACCGTGACTAACCGATGGCCTTACACACTTTTCAGCGCTGCTCGTCGCTGGAGCGACCCCTTTCGGCCCAGAGTAACCACCGCCAGGGAAGTGGGAGCAACCTGCTGCAGCGCCAGTGCCCCTCGCCGATTCCGGCTCATATCACGAAAGGTAAATGGTGCGCAATGCCTGGCAATTGCCCAGCTTGTCTCCGTGTATTTGTGTGCACGCTTGCCCTTGGCTAATCCCATCAGTCTTACTAATAACCGTGTCCACCCGCATGTCCTTGCTAACATCATCCGCACACAGAGCTGTCCGCAGCACATCAtgcacagcaacagcagcagcagcaaaatcaGCAGCCTCAGACGCCACCCACCTATGTGAACATGTCTGAGTTGGCCACCATGGCAGCTTTGAAGCAAGCCAACCAACAGCAAAAGACCTCTACGCCGCctctgcagcagcagagctCCATTGACTCGGCCTGCTCCCAGCATTCCAACGACTCCTCCGGCTCGcatcagctcctccagcagcagcagcaacatccatCGCAGCAAAATCACCACTCAGCCACTGCCACACGCTCCCATTCCATATCCTCGACGGCTTCGTCACTTCACTCGCATCCGTCGATCGACTCCACCGTCGCTTGCGGCTCGCTGGTGGGCCAACACAACcacagcaccagcaccaacacGAACACCAACACCACCTCGCCGTCCAGTGGCAGCTCCACGCCACAGAACCATTACTCGCCCCTGCTAACCAACTCCCCCACGTCCACTGCCGCAGGTACTCCCAGTGGCAGCAGCTTAGGTCCTGGGCCCGGTTTGGGATTTGTCTACCAGGTCAGCTCCCCGACGCCTCCCTCCAGCGAGGTGCTGAAGATCACCGAGCAAACCGCAGCAGGACAGGATCAGAGTACAGCCAACAGCGTAGCAGAAGAGATGGATGAGCGATCAAGGGCCTCTGTCCTGCAGAAGGCTTCAATGTTCGAAAAGGCGGCAGCTGCGGCTGCGGTCTCGCCTCCAGCTTCCATTCAGGTTGCATCCAGTGCCCCAGCTTCGGGAGGCGGAACTCGACGATCAgaggcggagcagcaggaaaTGGGTGAGTTGAATCAGCGACCAGCCGGATCGTTGAAAGCGAAGTGTGTCAATTGATCCTAGCACCCAGCCCACCCAGCACCAAAGAGCACTTTGAACATGAGTCTCCCCTGTCTTCACTTTCATGACTAGcccgtttttatttataattgacAAACATatcgtaaatattttttaacccccaaatttcttttttgtttttccctccCCTTTCTCTAcaaatttttggtttgttgtgTAAATGCAACGGCAACAACTGCATCAAAACCAACTTTAAaccattaattattttttggttttgactTCATGTTCACCCTACCCAAAATCTCTTTCGTCTGTAAACTATTATTCACAATGAACCAACTGcaccacaaaaacaacaacaacaaaactgtCTTCAAATCGATaccaacaaatatgaaaatatgaatttaacaGACAAATCTTTCGAAGATTCAATACAAGCactaaataatttaattggcGAACTAGACTCCTTTCAACGCGAGATAGATGAGGGCAAGGTCAAGCCGCCGAGCAACAACAtaagcggcagcaacaacaatatgaccaccagcagcaacagcagcagcgacaacaacaacctcCCCGCCACTAGCAACATCGAGCCCTGCGCCATCAGCAATCAGACAAACTCGAGCGGCTGTGGAACAGACATATCTGACACCACGTCCGACGAACTGGCCGGCGACGATATGGACGTCAGGCAGCGGGATCGAGATCAGGATCTGCTCGGCGCCAGCGATTCGGAGCTGAGTCGCTGCTATGTGAGCGAGACGAGTTCGCTGACCGGTGGTCTGACGGCCGGCGGCTACGAGAATCCCACATTCGCGCACTTTGCGGCCAATGCGAATAGAGATGACGCTGTTTCCCTGGCCTCCGACAGCGTTTGTCTCGGCCAGCCACGCCATGCCTACGTGGATACTTGTAGCGACAGCGGCAGTGCCGTGGTGGTGATCTACGACCACCAGATTCCCAACACGCCCGACATTGAGTTCGTGAAGCAGAACTCCGAAATTGTAGTGCTGCGGACCAAGGATCCGCAGCCCCACGCGCTTCAGCTGCACGAGATGCGcgagctgcagcagttgccCGCGAATTTAGCCGCTTCACCGGACTCCTCGCCGGACTCGGCCGCTGGCCAGGCGCCACCAACAGCAACTGTGGCGCCCGCCAAGCAGCGACTCTCCTCGTTTCGCGCCACCAGTGAACAGCAGTTGCAACTCCTCGGACGCGGCAGTCCGCAAAGAGGTAAAACACCCAGTGAGCAGGTGGTACAGAGCAGACCACAGGACCAGCATTATCCACAGACACATCAGCAGGATATTGATGGCAGTAGTCCACCAGTAGAAATTGCAAGGCGCCAGCTGCCCCCCAAGCCCACCAGCTTGAGCGTTTTTAACGGCCCCGTCCCCACTGCGGGCGATAGGCCTGTTGTGCCTCGAAAGTCGGATTTTAAGGCCGATCTAGATGCTAAAATACGCAGGCAAAAGCAGAAAGTTaaacagcagttgcagcagcaacagcagcaagaaacgcagcagcagcagcaagcaccACAAGAACAGCAACACTCACCACAGTCGCCCCAAACCAGAAACTGTAATGTCACTAATCAACAAGCCGCCAGTATTACTGAATTTGCATCTGCAACCGCACCAGCATCCACAGACCCGTACCCGCATCAAAATCATAGAATGCCAAACCAAAATCAGACAGCCACATCCAATCACAAGCAGTGCAAGACGACCACAATGGCATTGTCACCGTCATCACCTCGCGGCCATCTGCCATTATCACCGTCATCGCTATCGTCATTACCATTACCAGCCACCAATTCATCACCATCAAATGGTCGGTCATCGATGTTGTCCGCCAGTGACCGACCACCCGATCATCCATATGTGTGCTCGAATGCTCCAGCCAATCCCCACCATGCCAATAGCATTACAAATGCCAATGTCAATGCCAATGCCCAGCTCAAGCCGTGCATTACGCCCCGGCCGGCTTCGTTGTCGGGTTcgttttgttgatttttgatttttatggttttggtttttgattcCTTTTTTTTGAATACGTTCTTACTTAGTTGTACTTTGCAAATATCCTTATTATTTGTGCTTGCCAAAGTAACTTCACGTGGTTATtggttttttcgttttgctaTAAGTTCGATGTGGTAACCTTTCTCGCGCTAAGCACTAAGCTCATACCATCAAGTCACAATCATTAAGTTCAGATCATCAACAGACAACTCAAAAACAGCATGATACTGCCACTAACTGCTCAATGCTTAATCACTAATCAGATTTGATCAATTGTAACTACAATCTTTTcacaaaattgcattttgcgaAATCGCTTGAATTAGGGGAAATTTCTTTTCTACATGAATTTATATCGGAAGTGCCATCACTGCCATTAACGTTTTTCCACTCGCTTCGGGGTCACCATTATGATTCACAGCAGACCGAGAATTTTCATAACTTTTTCGATCAGCAGATCCTAACTCTGCGTCTATCTCTAACTTCTGGTATTAGATGGTGTCCTGTGTTTTGTGTGCCAAGTGTATAACTGATTACTGTACATAAATGTGAATAACAGCATAAACCAATGACTTGATGCGCAAAATGACCGCCTTACTTACTATGATTTTTACTTTTCCTAGGAGGAGCAGCCAGCGGTGGCTCCACGCGCATCGGACGTCGCTCGTCCATCAATCAGGCCAAGCCACCGCCGCCAGTTAGACGCAGTTCGTCGGTGACCCCCAGTCCCAATGCCTCGGTCGGGGTAAGTTAAAACGATTAATTACACCCTACACCCAACTAAGTTAGTCACTTAATATAAGGTAGTCGCTAAGCCGCTCAACTCTGGGTCACACACTCTTCGGTTTTCATTTTGCTATTACTCTTTAACTTATGATTTAATTACGCaacgcagctgcagcagcaaccacagcacGCGACTCTGTCGCAGCAGAATCACCAACTAAGCAGCTCCAGCGAGCACTTACCGCCACCCCCGCCATTCATGCTGGACTCTATGGCCCAGATTCCCAGCTCAGCGCTGAAAGTATCGGAGACGGTAAGAGCCCTGGCAGCCATGCGGCACCATCCAGCATCACCCGTGTCACTCAGGCgcatgcaacagcaacagcaccagcttcagcagcaacagcagcaacatgtgcagctgcagcaacccCTATTGCAGGTGTGTGCACGCTAGGCCAGTTCCCATCTGTACCAAAATGTTAGAATTCCTACACTCACCTGGCTAATTGACTTTGCAACCTAACTGGgtacaatattttttataattctcAAGTGTCACAGGATCCATATGCCTATCACTAATCGTAAACTGTAGGACTTTTAGTAGCTTTGCTAACGTAAAAATAATAGATTTTTAGCATGCCTTTCCTCTAACCTGAGCTTAGTtccatatattttcttatgtCAGCATCAATAGCATACCTTACGTGTCGAAGAATACAAATGTAGGTATATTTTGAGCTCATTGGGCAACGCTTTAAacttgaaatacattttggaTACTCAAGAATTATTCCCCAATAAAAGacagtatatttatattctttggGCCTATCTAGTGCTCGAGAGACCCACcttcaattgattttcttGCACTActtatcatttcattttatttcaacttACGTTTGCTTTACCACTACCACACACAAACCGAAACCCTTATACCCCACGTAGTCTGCGCACAACTCCCCCTCGAAAGATGACCTGACCGTAATCCACGACTATTTGGATCTGCACGCATATGCTCAGGCCTTGGCCACGGGTCAACAGCCAGGCGGTCAGCAGATGGCCAACCCGCATCGCTTTTttcaccagcagcaacatcagccaccgccgccgcctgtCTATCAAGTCGATGCCGTAAGTGACCAGCGGGTATCTCGCGGGCTAACTAACCTAAACTAACAGCTGTCTTCGTCTGGCCTAAAACGTCTGCCCTCCTTCCAGCTTAGTTGTAATGCTATATTCATAGATAACTCTAGAGCTTAGCTTTGGTCGTGTTTTGGCTAAATTTTAATTAGCGCCCGTCTTCCTCTCTTTTTTCTCATGCCACAACCACACGATCACTGACATACATTCACGACCAGACATTCCGCACCTCATCACCAGCCGCGGGCGGAGGGGGTGGCGGCAGCATATACGCCCAGCCCAAACTGGTCAACAGCATGTCAAGCTTCCGCACCAGCAGCCCCAGTCCCAATGGACATGCTCACCCACTGCCACCGACACAGCCAAAGGCGAATCCGAACCTAATTGCACAGCTCAATGCACGACTCAGcggcaaacagcaacagcagcagcaggtcgAGGGGATCTACGGCAACCAGCAGGCGCCCGGGGGAGAGTCTATCTACATGCGGAGTGGCTTGCCCATGtcgcagccgcaacagcagcaacactatGACGGTAAATCTGAACAAATCcagctgcaccaccagcaacagcataGAATTTACGCTAGTTTCGGCACCTCATCATCACCAATGTCATCGGCCCAtacggccagcagcagcactaaACCGTCCATTCTAACACCGACCACCTCATTCAATGCATTGCCTCACTTTCCCCTGTCTTCATCCACATCATCGTTGCTCTCCAAAGTCAGCTCATTCTCGAACTCTTCATCCGCATCCCCACCAACAATGGCAGCGGCCCCTGGTTCGGCCAATTCGCATTATCAGCCACCGCAGCCGCCGAATGCAGCAGTTGCTAACAGCAAAGACATGGCCACCTACTCAAGTTCGTTTACCAAAAATACAGCAGCTGCGCAATCGCCGAACATGAGACAGGCTCATTCccatcagcaccaccaacagccgcagcagcactACACTTGTCCGCCTCCTCTGGAGGAtcccccaccgccgcccattTACGCCGCCAGTGCATCGGCCACGATGCCCAAGAAGGTTGTCCGTCCGCCCACTGGCCAGAACACGTCTCACTCGAGCGCCTA
This genomic stretch from Drosophila teissieri strain GT53w chromosome 2L, Prin_Dtei_1.1, whole genome shotgun sequence harbors:
- the LOC122611437 gene encoding DNA N6-methyl adenine demethylase isoform X8, which codes for MDLSLERDSSALGSLFQQIINDMKNTSPLWEDFVAKAGKLHTCLRAAIQAIAAYLDAFQKIADAATNSRGASKEIGTALTRVCLRHKAVETRLKTFTSAIMDCLVQPLQERIEDWKRTVATIDKDHAKEYKRCRSELKKRSSDTLRLQKKARKGQTDGLQSLMDSHMQDVTLRRAELEEVEKKSLRSAMVEERLRYCSFVHMLQPVVHEECEVMSELGHLQEAMQSIALVTKEPSVLPQASEELIHDAKASINLYPESPGGGSGSQGGGCSNSLGSRKSSVCSISSMNSSGSSNSPGHHHYPRSLSQFVTPAIRLKPGESSDSGFCSSPALTTQTSNATNQTANVSTWPPHSQDGVDTLPPTADRPHTISTAYEKGHQRPPLTVYTFQNPETIHESGSCLNNGTAAPNGQPLSGQTTPATQKSPAASLSRPPLPVKPAHVRCSSLERPLSAQSNHRQGSGSNLLQRQCPSPIPAHITKGTPSGSSLGPGPGLGFVYQVSSPTPPSSEVLKITEQTAAGQDQSTANSVAEEMDERSRASVLQKASMFEKAAAAAAVSPPASIQVASSAPASGGGTRRSEAEQQEMDKSFEDSIQALNNLIGELDSFQREIDEGKVKPPSNNISGSNNNMTTSSNSSSDNNNLPATSNIEPCAISNQTNSSGCGTDISDTTSDELAGDDMDVRQRDRDQDLLGASDSELSRCYVSETSSLTGGLTAGGYENPTFAHFAANANRDDAVSLASDSVCLGQPRHAYVDTCSDSGSAVVVIYDHQIPNTPDIEFVKQNSEIVVLRTKDPQPHALQLHEMRELQQLPANLAASPDSSPDSAAGQAPPTATVAPAKQRLSSFRATSEQQLQLLGRGSPQRGKTPSEQVVQSRPQDQHYPQTHQQDIDGSSPPVEIARRQLPPKPTSLSVFNGPVPTAGDRPVVPRKSDFKADLDAKIRRQKQKVKQQLQQQQQQETQQQQQAPQEQQHSPQSPQTRNCNVTNQQAASITEFASATAPASTDPYPHQNHRMPNQNQTATSNHKQCKTTTMALSPSSPRGHLPLSPSSLSSLPLPATNSSPSNGRSSMLSASDRPPDHPYVCSNAPANPHHANSITNANVNANAQLKPCITPRPASLSGGAASGGSTRIGRRSSINQAKPPPPVRRSSSVTPSPNASVGLQQQPQHATLSQQNHQLSSSSEHLPPPPPFMLDSMAQIPSSALKVSETVRALAAMRHHPASPVSLRRMQQQQHQLQQQQQQHVQLQQPLLQSAHNSPSKDDLTVIHDYLDLHAYAQALATGQQPGGQQMANPHRFFHQQQHQPPPPPVYQVDATFRTSSPAAGGGGGGSIYAQPKLVNSMSSFRTSSPSPNGHAHPLPPTQPKANPNLIAQLNARLSGKQQQQQQVEGIYGNQQAPGGESIYMRSGLPMSQPQQQQHYDGKSEQIQLHHQQQHRIYASFGTSSSPMSSAHTASSSTKPSILTPTTSFNALPHFPLSSSTSSLLSKVSSFSNSSSASPPTMAAAPGSANSHYQPPQPPNAAVANSKDMATYSSSFTKNTAAAQSPNMRQAHSHQHHQQPQQHYTCPPPLEDPPPPPIYAASASATMPKKVVRPPTGQNTSHSSAYAAASTTATLPRNMMQQQQRLQQQQYQQPASIGIGNGNGHLGQRPQLPLPQQKLRAAQQQHLAEQQHQQQQQHQLQHQQHQQRQPAIPSRHSSVQQKIFVSTNPFIQTTAVKFHSPSASPTCGSPVTGSGSLASIYATTSRGGHHHQQQAQQQHYYRDAAGGNSNGGAAHYNHNAHAHSPAHHPNYATSTNIEKTGSIRTKTKAEFLENLNAKLAKQGMSGRAFAVRNLINSKALPDPRICHESLMDQIKRGATLKRNQKINDRSAPKIH